TGATGTCGGGCGAGCTGGAACTCGGCGGGCTGCTGGAGCCGGTCGATCCGGGCACGTTCGAGCGGCTGCCGATGGTGCGCGCGCCGCTGTGGCTCGTCGCGCCGCGCGAGTCGCGCTGGGAAGACCACGCGGCCGTGCCGCTCGCGGATCTCGCGCGCGAATCGTTCGTGTTCTATGCGGAAAGCCTCGCGCTGCACGATGCGGTGCTCGATGCGTGCCGGCAGGCCGGCTTCACGCCGTCGATCGTGAGCCGCAGCGGCCACTGGGATTTCATGGCCGCGCTCGTGCATGCGGGCGTCGGCATCGCGCTGCTGCCCGAGCCGTATTGCCGGCGGCTCGATGCAAGCCAGTTCACGTGCCGGCCGATCGTCGAGCCGGAAATCACGTGGGCGATCGCGCTCGGCTGGCTGAAGAAGGGCTACCTGTCGCACGCGGCGCGCGCATGGCTCGACGTCGCGCGGGCGACGCTGCCGCTCGCGCCGGCCGACGATCTCGCGTTCGGCGGATTGCGGGCGAGGGAGTGAAGGCCGGGCCGCCGAGCTCGGCGCGGTCAGACGTGCAGAATCGGGCCTGGATAGCGGGCAACGGTGTGATCGTGCGTGAGCAACGTGACACCTTCCGAAATCGCCTGGGCAATCAGCAGCCGGTCGAACGGATCGCGATGCACCGGAGGCAGTTGCTCGACTGCCAGGACATGGGCGCTCGTGATCGGCAATTCCACGTAGCCGGCGTCGAGCAGATTGCGACGCAGCACGTGCGGCTCGACCTGAAAGTCGGCGCGATCGAGCCCGCGCTTGATCACGATTTCCCAGAGGCTCGCGACGCTGAACAACAGGGTATGGGCGGGATCCTCGATGAGGGTACGGGCGCGATCCGGCAATTCGGTCGCATCCGCCGCTGTCCAAAGAATCAGATGCGTGTCGAGCAACAGTTTCACGCGCCGCCCTCGAACAGCTTCCGGATGGCATCGTCACCCATCGTGTCGAAGTCGTCCGGCACCACGATCTGCCCCTTCATGAAGCCGATCCGCGCCGGCCGCGTCGCCTCGGGCGCATCGATCGGCACGACCTTGACGAGCGGCTTGCCGGCCTTCGCGATCACGAACGGCTCGCCCGCGTGGACAGCCTCGTCGATCAACCGAGACAGGTTCGTCTTCGCGTCATGCATGTTGTAGGTCTGCATGGCATCCTCTCAAATAAACTAAGTTCAATCAATTATTTAGCTTAGTTTATACCACGAATGGCCGCAAGGCCCGTCGTCGGCTGCGTGCCGGAAAGCGGCGCCGTTCCCCTCAATGCCCCATCGCGGGCCCCGCGCCCTTCTTCGGCTTCGTGATCCACACGAGCGCCGCGAGCGCGATGAACACGCCCGCCGACAGATGGAAGAAGTCGTTGGTCGCCATCATGAAGCCCTGCTGCGTGACGAGCTGGTTGAGTTGCGCATTGGCCGTCTGCCCGACGATGCCGAGCTGCGCGAGCGCACCCTGGTAGTCGGTCGTGTTCTGCGCGTAGACGCTCACCGATTCCGACAGCCGCGCATGATGGTAGATCGCGTCGTTCTCCCAGAACGTCGAGCTGGCCGCGGTGCCGATCGCGCCGGACAGCGTGCGCAGGAAGTTCGACAGCCCCGACGCGCTCGCGAGCCGCTCGTCGGAGATGCTCGACAGCGTGATCGTCGTCATCGGCACGAAGAAGCACGCGACACCGATGCCCTGCACGAGCCGCGGCAGGATCACGTGGTTGAACGGCACGTCGAGCGTAAACGTCGCGTTCCACAGCGACACGCCCGCGAACACGATGAACGCGAAGCTCGCGACCATCCGCAGGTCGAGCCGGTGCATGTTGCGGCCGATCAGCGGCGACAGCACCAGCGCAAGCAGCCCGACCGGCGCGGTCGCGAGGCCGGCCTTGCCCGCCGTGTAGCCCATCACCGTCTGCAACCATAGCGGGAAGATCACGACCGAACCGAAGAACGCCATGAAGCCGAACGAGATGATCAGCGCGCCGAGCGCGAAGTTGCGGTCCTTGAAGAGCGACAGGTCGACCACCGGTTCCTTCTCGGTCGCCTCCCACACGAGCATGAACGCGAGCGACACGACCGCGATCAGCGCGAGCGCGACGATGAAGGTCGAGTTGAACCAGTCGCGGTCCTTGCCGAGGTCGAGCATCATCTGCAGGCACGACACGCCGATCACGAGCAGCGCGAGGCCGATCGCGTCGATCCGCTGCTTCGACGTCTTGGTCTCG
This DNA window, taken from Burkholderia cenocepacia, encodes the following:
- a CDS encoding type II toxin-antitoxin system VapC family toxin; this encodes MKLLLDTHLILWTAADATELPDRARTLIEDPAHTLLFSVASLWEIVIKRGLDRADFQVEPHVLRRNLLDAGYVELPITSAHVLAVEQLPPVHRDPFDRLLIAQAISEGVTLLTHDHTVARYPGPILHV
- a CDS encoding DHA2 family efflux MFS transporter permease subunit, with amino-acid sequence MSATTASAPSPAAEPAPLTGGALALLTVGLALGTFMEVLDTSIANVAVPTISGSLGVATSEGTWVISSYSVASAIAVPLTGWLARRVGEVRLFTLSVLAFTIASALCGFATNFETLIAFRLLQGLVSGPMVPLSQTILMRSYPPAKRGLALGLWAMTVIVAPIFGPLLGGWISDNYTWPWIFYINLPIGVFSATCAYFLLRGRETKTSKQRIDAIGLALLVIGVSCLQMMLDLGKDRDWFNSTFIVALALIAVVSLAFMLVWEATEKEPVVDLSLFKDRNFALGALIISFGFMAFFGSVVIFPLWLQTVMGYTAGKAGLATAPVGLLALVLSPLIGRNMHRLDLRMVASFAFIVFAGVSLWNATFTLDVPFNHVILPRLVQGIGVACFFVPMTTITLSSISDERLASASGLSNFLRTLSGAIGTAASSTFWENDAIYHHARLSESVSVYAQNTTDYQGALAQLGIVGQTANAQLNQLVTQQGFMMATNDFFHLSAGVFIALAALVWITKPKKGAGPAMGH
- a CDS encoding LysR family transcriptional regulator, which encodes MELRALRYFVEVVRQQSFTAAADRLFVTQPTISKMVKALEDEIGSPLLLRDGRQMVLTDAGRIVFQRGQDVLAAQAQLQSELNDLGTLGRGELTIGIPPLGGSLFTPIIAAYKQRYPNIELKLFEQGARMIEAALMSGELELGGLLEPVDPGTFERLPMVRAPLWLVAPRESRWEDHAAVPLADLARESFVFYAESLALHDAVLDACRQAGFTPSIVSRSGHWDFMAALVHAGVGIALLPEPYCRRLDASQFTCRPIVEPEITWAIALGWLKKGYLSHAARAWLDVARATLPLAPADDLAFGGLRARE
- a CDS encoding type II toxin-antitoxin system Phd/YefM family antitoxin; protein product: MQTYNMHDAKTNLSRLIDEAVHAGEPFVIAKAGKPLVKVVPIDAPEATRPARIGFMKGQIVVPDDFDTMGDDAIRKLFEGGA